One part of the Oncorhynchus clarkii lewisi isolate Uvic-CL-2024 chromosome 7, UVic_Ocla_1.0, whole genome shotgun sequence genome encodes these proteins:
- the LOC139413581 gene encoding E3 ubiquitin-protein ligase DTX3L-like isoform X1 translates to MAENDVDMLDVCDNSDPALAASRAPHYPQWTSPSPHGRGDMTYSSGTSGEPVIVTQPHSCPSSHTQRTVLTDKQKNLYLTDDESEEGLDTPPQDLNQAKVEERKQPSASPDEATVYVTVKWPRKDLPPKWESTLEKTLQSWLNKDFGDKTTDCTLKGLYCNGSWAEVKITPSTDLKVLLNQRATQMTFKDQAKTTATVQFHKTAPSTSWNQSDFKPSSMDGSPPTSHTPQDVKLPMTVRTIIDLSGIPHEAQVALQTRFSQYRTYHSLTFTGNFEEVEKFQREVNKVIKEAEARPAGDWNGLAATPSMTHKGMNTHEAPGQTEMSFPVPLTLFGYINQAYQEEMEDIEKRNGVKINADVKVSIKEDSEKTGRDCLLPEAYQEFIDLFQKCAGDFHSNSAHLPHMNLEDLQNTLKNIQNEESRLVLNVSANSCNVFGPKQSMVAVRKAFGVGHSSTVKTFGMDHSSTDEAFGSGRRSTEIPQKIVLDIKDPLVSSGLSMDPAHWEMIQKIFDEQIKAIQNKFGVVFMNNPSQGKVRVTTRPIKSQHTASLESHAIRALMHLYQKVATSTMSCYLLDTTQAGTVGDMLEKIRSRHQCVGAGEKYGPWRLIGLPEHLGPAVKELEEKLGGPVFKEEDKQRIVYPEDFNTGAAEVGAAGEATCPICMDIFTNKEKLSCTHEFCRECLRRSVESMGPSCPVCKDVYGKVEGDQPDGTMTHTISYTNLPGFTQCDTIVINYDIPDGKQTKKHPNPGKHFYGTQRRAYLPNNIEGNEVLKLLKKAFNQRLIFTVGISRTTGAENVVTWNDIHHKTNIGGGAQSFGYPDHDYLSRVKDELKAKGIK, encoded by the exons TCTGACCCAGCCTTGGCTGCCAGTAGAGCACCGCACTATCCACAATGGACGTCTCCTAGCCCCCATGGGAGAGGTGATATG ACCTATTCTTCAGGAACAAGTGGGGAGCCAGTGATAGTAACACAGCCACATTCATGTCCTAGCAGTCACACCCAAAGGACTGTTTTGACTGATAAGCAAAAG AACCTGTATTTGACAGATGATGAATCTGAAGAAGGACTGGATACACCACCCCAG GATCTGAATCAAGCTAAGGTTGAAGAGAGAAAGCAGCCATCAGCATCTCCAGATGAGGCTACAGTCTACGTCACTGTGAAGTGGCCTAGGAAAGACCTTCCACCAAAATGGGAATCTACACTAGAGAAAACTCTCCAGTCATGGCTCAATAAAGACTTTGGTGATAAGACTACAGATTGTACCTTGAAAGGTCTTTATTGCAATGGGTCATGGGCTGAGGTCAAGATAACTCCCTCAACAG ATCTAAAAGTACTTCTGAATCAGAGGGCAACACAGATGACCTTCAAAGACCAGGCCAAGACAACCGCTACTGTGCAGTTTCACAAGACTGCACCATCTACATCCTGGAACCAATCAGACTTTAAACCTAGCTCAATGGATGGCTCTCCTCCAACATCACACACTCCACAGGAT GTCAAACTCCCAATGACTGTAAGGACTATCATTGATCTCAGTGGCATCCCACATGAAGCACAGGTTGCCCTTCAGACCAGGTTCAGTCAGTACCGCACTTATCACTCACTGACCTTTACTGGGAACTTTGAGGAAGTGGAGAAGTTCCAAAGAGAGGTGAACAAGGTCATCAAGGAAGCTGAGGCTAGGCCAGCAGGTGATTGGAATGGTTTAGCAGCGACACCAAGCATGACTCACAAGGGAATGAACACCCATGAAGCCCCTGGGCAAACAGAAATGAGCTTTCCAGTCCCACTGACCCTCTTTGGGTACATTAACCAGGCCTaccaggaggagatggaggacatAGAGAAAAGAAATGGAGTCAAAATCAATGCAGATGTGAAGGTGTCCATCAAAGAAGATTCAGAGAAAACAGGCAGAGATTGTCTGCTGCCCGAAGCCTACCAGGAGTTTATTGACCTCTTCCAGAAGTGTGCAGGTGATTTTCACAGCAACTCCGCACATCTGCCACACATGAATCTAGAAGACCTCCAGAATACGCTGAAGAACATCCAGAATGAGGAGTCCAGGCTGGTGCTGAATGTGTCCGCCAACAGTTGCAATGTGTTTGGGCCGAAGCAGAGCATGGTAGCAGTCAGGAAGGCTTTTGGGGTGGGCCACAGCTCCACAGTGAAGACCTTCGGAATGGATCACAGCTCCACAGATGAGGCCTTTGGATCTGGAAGGAGATCTACAGAGATTCCACAGAAGATTGTGCTTGACATCAAAGACCCACTGGTGTCAAGTGGGCTGTCCATGGACCCAGCCCACTGGGAGATGATTCAAAAAAtatttgatgaacaaataaaagCAATCCAAAATAAATTTGGAGTAGTTTTCATGAATAATCCCTCTCAGGGGAAGGTCAGAGTGACAACCAGACCAATCAAGTCCCAACACACTGCCTCTCTGGAAAGCCACGCCATCAGAGCTCTCATGCACCTCTACCAGAAGGTTGCCACGTCGACAATGAGCTGCTATCTGCTAGACACTACCCAGGCAGGGACCGTGGGGGATATGCTGGAGAAGATCCGCTCTCGACACCAATGTGTTGGTGCAGGAGAAAAATACGGTCCCTGGAGGCTGATTGGCCTACCGGAGCATTTAGGCCCTGCTGTCAAAGAGCTTGAAGAGAAGCTGGGTGGGCCTGTGTTTAAAGAGGAAGACAAGCAGAGGATTGTGTATCCTGAAGACTTCAACACTGGAGCTGCTGAGGTGGGAGCAGCTGGAGAAGCGACATGCCCCATATGCATGGATATATTTACCAACAAGGAGAAGTTGTCGTGCACCCATGAGTTTTGTAGAGAGTGTCTGAGGCGATCAGTGGAATCCATGGGCCCCAGCTGTCCTGTGTGTAAGGATGTGTACGGGAAGGTGGAGGGAGACCAGCCTGATGGAACAATGACACACACTATTTCTTACACCAACCTACCTGGATTCACTCAATGTGACACGATAGTTATCAACTATGATATTCCAGATGGAAAACAGACG AAGAAACATCCCAACCCTGGAAAGCACTTCTATGGGACCCAAAGAAGGGCTTATCTACCCAATAACATTGAGGGGAATGAGGTCCTGAAGCTGCTGAAGAAAGCATTTAATCAGAGGCTGATTTTCACAGTTGGGATCTCCAGAACCACTGGGGCAGAAAACGTAGTGACCTGGAATGACATTCACCACAAAACCAACATCGGAGGAGGGGCACAAAG TTTCGGCTATCCTGACCATGACTACCTGAGCAGAGTGAAAGATGAGCTGAAAGCCAAAGGCATCAAATGA
- the LOC139413581 gene encoding E3 ubiquitin-protein ligase DTX3L-like isoform X2 — protein sequence MTYSSGTSGEPVIVTQPHSCPSSHTQRTVLTDKQKNLYLTDDESEEGLDTPPQDLNQAKVEERKQPSASPDEATVYVTVKWPRKDLPPKWESTLEKTLQSWLNKDFGDKTTDCTLKGLYCNGSWAEVKITPSTDLKVLLNQRATQMTFKDQAKTTATVQFHKTAPSTSWNQSDFKPSSMDGSPPTSHTPQDVKLPMTVRTIIDLSGIPHEAQVALQTRFSQYRTYHSLTFTGNFEEVEKFQREVNKVIKEAEARPAGDWNGLAATPSMTHKGMNTHEAPGQTEMSFPVPLTLFGYINQAYQEEMEDIEKRNGVKINADVKVSIKEDSEKTGRDCLLPEAYQEFIDLFQKCAGDFHSNSAHLPHMNLEDLQNTLKNIQNEESRLVLNVSANSCNVFGPKQSMVAVRKAFGVGHSSTVKTFGMDHSSTDEAFGSGRRSTEIPQKIVLDIKDPLVSSGLSMDPAHWEMIQKIFDEQIKAIQNKFGVVFMNNPSQGKVRVTTRPIKSQHTASLESHAIRALMHLYQKVATSTMSCYLLDTTQAGTVGDMLEKIRSRHQCVGAGEKYGPWRLIGLPEHLGPAVKELEEKLGGPVFKEEDKQRIVYPEDFNTGAAEVGAAGEATCPICMDIFTNKEKLSCTHEFCRECLRRSVESMGPSCPVCKDVYGKVEGDQPDGTMTHTISYTNLPGFTQCDTIVINYDIPDGKQTKKHPNPGKHFYGTQRRAYLPNNIEGNEVLKLLKKAFNQRLIFTVGISRTTGAENVVTWNDIHHKTNIGGGAQSFGYPDHDYLSRVKDELKAKGIK from the exons ATG ACCTATTCTTCAGGAACAAGTGGGGAGCCAGTGATAGTAACACAGCCACATTCATGTCCTAGCAGTCACACCCAAAGGACTGTTTTGACTGATAAGCAAAAG AACCTGTATTTGACAGATGATGAATCTGAAGAAGGACTGGATACACCACCCCAG GATCTGAATCAAGCTAAGGTTGAAGAGAGAAAGCAGCCATCAGCATCTCCAGATGAGGCTACAGTCTACGTCACTGTGAAGTGGCCTAGGAAAGACCTTCCACCAAAATGGGAATCTACACTAGAGAAAACTCTCCAGTCATGGCTCAATAAAGACTTTGGTGATAAGACTACAGATTGTACCTTGAAAGGTCTTTATTGCAATGGGTCATGGGCTGAGGTCAAGATAACTCCCTCAACAG ATCTAAAAGTACTTCTGAATCAGAGGGCAACACAGATGACCTTCAAAGACCAGGCCAAGACAACCGCTACTGTGCAGTTTCACAAGACTGCACCATCTACATCCTGGAACCAATCAGACTTTAAACCTAGCTCAATGGATGGCTCTCCTCCAACATCACACACTCCACAGGAT GTCAAACTCCCAATGACTGTAAGGACTATCATTGATCTCAGTGGCATCCCACATGAAGCACAGGTTGCCCTTCAGACCAGGTTCAGTCAGTACCGCACTTATCACTCACTGACCTTTACTGGGAACTTTGAGGAAGTGGAGAAGTTCCAAAGAGAGGTGAACAAGGTCATCAAGGAAGCTGAGGCTAGGCCAGCAGGTGATTGGAATGGTTTAGCAGCGACACCAAGCATGACTCACAAGGGAATGAACACCCATGAAGCCCCTGGGCAAACAGAAATGAGCTTTCCAGTCCCACTGACCCTCTTTGGGTACATTAACCAGGCCTaccaggaggagatggaggacatAGAGAAAAGAAATGGAGTCAAAATCAATGCAGATGTGAAGGTGTCCATCAAAGAAGATTCAGAGAAAACAGGCAGAGATTGTCTGCTGCCCGAAGCCTACCAGGAGTTTATTGACCTCTTCCAGAAGTGTGCAGGTGATTTTCACAGCAACTCCGCACATCTGCCACACATGAATCTAGAAGACCTCCAGAATACGCTGAAGAACATCCAGAATGAGGAGTCCAGGCTGGTGCTGAATGTGTCCGCCAACAGTTGCAATGTGTTTGGGCCGAAGCAGAGCATGGTAGCAGTCAGGAAGGCTTTTGGGGTGGGCCACAGCTCCACAGTGAAGACCTTCGGAATGGATCACAGCTCCACAGATGAGGCCTTTGGATCTGGAAGGAGATCTACAGAGATTCCACAGAAGATTGTGCTTGACATCAAAGACCCACTGGTGTCAAGTGGGCTGTCCATGGACCCAGCCCACTGGGAGATGATTCAAAAAAtatttgatgaacaaataaaagCAATCCAAAATAAATTTGGAGTAGTTTTCATGAATAATCCCTCTCAGGGGAAGGTCAGAGTGACAACCAGACCAATCAAGTCCCAACACACTGCCTCTCTGGAAAGCCACGCCATCAGAGCTCTCATGCACCTCTACCAGAAGGTTGCCACGTCGACAATGAGCTGCTATCTGCTAGACACTACCCAGGCAGGGACCGTGGGGGATATGCTGGAGAAGATCCGCTCTCGACACCAATGTGTTGGTGCAGGAGAAAAATACGGTCCCTGGAGGCTGATTGGCCTACCGGAGCATTTAGGCCCTGCTGTCAAAGAGCTTGAAGAGAAGCTGGGTGGGCCTGTGTTTAAAGAGGAAGACAAGCAGAGGATTGTGTATCCTGAAGACTTCAACACTGGAGCTGCTGAGGTGGGAGCAGCTGGAGAAGCGACATGCCCCATATGCATGGATATATTTACCAACAAGGAGAAGTTGTCGTGCACCCATGAGTTTTGTAGAGAGTGTCTGAGGCGATCAGTGGAATCCATGGGCCCCAGCTGTCCTGTGTGTAAGGATGTGTACGGGAAGGTGGAGGGAGACCAGCCTGATGGAACAATGACACACACTATTTCTTACACCAACCTACCTGGATTCACTCAATGTGACACGATAGTTATCAACTATGATATTCCAGATGGAAAACAGACG AAGAAACATCCCAACCCTGGAAAGCACTTCTATGGGACCCAAAGAAGGGCTTATCTACCCAATAACATTGAGGGGAATGAGGTCCTGAAGCTGCTGAAGAAAGCATTTAATCAGAGGCTGATTTTCACAGTTGGGATCTCCAGAACCACTGGGGCAGAAAACGTAGTGACCTGGAATGACATTCACCACAAAACCAACATCGGAGGAGGGGCACAAAG TTTCGGCTATCCTGACCATGACTACCTGAGCAGAGTGAAAGATGAGCTGAAAGCCAAAGGCATCAAATGA